The following proteins are co-located in the Solanum pennellii chromosome 8, SPENNV200 genome:
- the LOC107027177 gene encoding bifunctional adenosine 5'-phosphosulfate phosphorylase/adenylylsulfatase HINT4 yields MIRTVTEVGRMTGGALSECIFCQIATSSTSTTLLHSDDKVVAFQDINPSAFRHYLVIPKQHIPTVKNLQRSSDDFSLVSHMLDVGKSLLDRDAPQSKHYRFGFHQPPFNSVDHLHLHCFALPYTPSWRFMKYLSLGPLGGFIEVEKLLERIKPPIIHPSSM; encoded by the exons ATGATCCGAACAGTGACGGAGGTCGGAAGAATGACCGGAGGAGCTTTATCGGAATGTATATTTTGCCAAATTGCTACCTCTTCAACTTCAACCACTCTCCTTCACTCC GATGATAAAGTTGTTGCATTTCAAGATATTAATCCCTCTGCCTTCAG GCATTACTTGGTAATTCCAAAACAGCACATTCCAACTGTCAAAAACCTTCAGCGAAGCTCAGACGACTTCTCCTTGG TGAGTCACATGTTAGATGTGGGAAAGAGTCTGCTAGATAGGGATGCACCTCAGTCAAAGCACTACAG ATTTGGGTTCCATCAGCCTCCATTCAACAGTGTAGATCACCTCCACCTCCACTGCTTCGCACTTCCTTATACTCCAAG CTGGCGATTTATGAAATACTTATCATTGGGGCCACTTGGTGGATTTATAGAAGTTGAAAAACTATTGGAGAGAATAAAACCACCAATTATTCATCCCTCATCAATGTAA
- the LOC107027178 gene encoding vesicle-associated protein 1-2-like — MSSAETELLTIDPLELKFAFELKKQISCSLQLSNKTENHVAFKVKTTNPKKYCVRPNTGIVLPRSTCDVIVTMQAQKEAPADMQCKDKFLLQSVVASAVTNPKDITQEMFNKEPGRVVEECKLKVIYLPPPQPPSPVAEGSEEGSSPRQSLTENDNQNGSELTRTFLETHDKSTEAKSLIYRLTEEKAGALHQSNRLRQELEIMRRDISKSRSGGVSFKFVIVLGLIGVVMGYILKSS; from the exons atgagcAGTGCAGAAACAGAGCTTCTCACCATTGATCCTCTTGAGCTCAAATTcgcat TTGAGCTGAAGAAACAGATATCGTGTTCCCttcaattatcaaataaaactgaaaatcaTGTCGCATTTAAG gTTAAAACGACGAACCCGAAAAAGTATTGTGTTCGTCCGAATACAGGCATTGTTTTGCCTCGATCCACTTGTGATGTTATCG TAACAATGCAAGCACAGAAGGAGGCCCCTGCTGATATGCAATGCAAGGACAAGTTTCTACTTCAGAGTGTCGTTGCAAGCGCTGTTACCAATCCAAAAGACATCACTCAGGAAATG TTCAATAAGGAGCCTGGACGCGTTGTAGAAGAGTGCAAATTGAAAGTGATTTACCTCCCCCCTCCTCAACCACCATCCCCCGTGGCAGAAGGATCAGAAGAAGGTTCTTCACCGAGGCAGTCCTTGACAGAGAATGACAATCAAAATGGTTCTGAG CTCACAAGAACATTTCTTGAAACTCATGACAAATCTACAGAG GCAAAGTCTCTTATTTACAGATTGACGGAGGAGAAAGCTGGTGCTCTACATCAGAGCAACAGACTTCGTCAAGAATTG GAAATTATGAGGCGCGATATCAGCAAAAGCCGCAGTGGTGGTGTTTCGTTCAAGTTTGTCATCGTCCTTGGCTTGATTGGTGTAGTTATGGGCTACATTCTCAAAAGTTCATGA
- the LOC107028794 gene encoding autophagy-related protein 8f — MAKSLFKQEHDLEKRRAEASRIREKYTDRIPVIVEKAERSDIPNIDKKKYLVPADLTVGQFVYVIRKRIKLSAEKAIFIFVDNVLPPTGAIMSSIYDEKKDEDGFLYVTYSGENTFGDLNLV; from the exons atggcAAAGAGTTTGTTCAAGCAAGAACATGATCTTG AGAAGAGACGCGCTGAAGCTTCTAGGATTAGGGAAAAATACACAGATAGGATTCCG GTAATAGTAGAAAAGGCTGAAAGGAGTGATATTCCCAACATTGACAAGAAAAA GTATCTTGTCCCAGCTGACTTGACGGTAGGGCAGTTTGTGTATGTCATTCGAAAAAGGATTAAATTGAGTGCAGAAAAGGCAATTTTCATATTCGTCGATAATGTCCTACCACCAACAG GTGCAATCATGTCTTCCATCTATGACGAGAAGAAGGATGAAGACGGTTTCCTTTATGTTACCTACAGTGGAGAGAACACATTTGGGGACCTTAATTTGGTGTAG
- the LOC107028793 gene encoding uncharacterized protein LOC107028793, with product MLKTETFSSPIATKYQRVRVEGAMESLADLERLQTRILQRITNLELSLLPTGDTPLSAASTAIADDTTTEDRLSSILLGNGVRDFCFKRVASDYYDWPLEARRDVLGAASIHHLCKSIVLVNTQAPSNITDCSDRNNSKYYVVVVQYTARFNAETVKNFLYTLNDGKIAKKKFNMRLAPEETSIKLTGFEHNGVTCVGMKTDIPVILDEAIAKLSPDFFWLGGGEIYLKLGVRTSEFIKFVKPFIVNCSGA from the exons ATGCTAAAAACAGAAACATTTTCTAGCCCAATCGCCACAAAGTACCAAAGGGTAAGAGTTGAGGGGGCAATGGAGTCATTAGCAGATTTGGAGCGACTCCAGACCCGAATCCTTCAACGAATAACAAACCTCGAGCTCTCTCTTCTTCCTACCGGCGATACTCCTCTCTCCGCCGCCAGTACCGCGATCGCCGACGACACCACCACCGAGGACCGCCTATCCTCCATTCTCCTCGGGAATGGCGTCAGAGATTTCTGCTTCAAGCGTGTTGCCTCTGATTACTATGATTGGCCTCTCGAAGCTCGTCGTGATGTTTTAGGCGCTGCATCCATTCACCATCTCTGCAAAAGCATTGTTCTG GTAAATACTCAAGCCCCATCTAATATCACTGATTGTAGTGATCGTAACAATTCAAAGTACTATGTCGTAGTTGTACAG TATACTGCTAGATTTAATGCTGAGACTGTGAAGAATTTCCTATACACACTCAATGATGGCAAGATAGCCAAAAAGAAATTCAACA TGAGACTTGCTCCCGAGGAGACATCAATCAAACTGACTGGTTTTGAACACAATGGAGTTACGTGTGTTGGCATGAAAACAGATATACCG GTGATTTTGGATGAAGCAATTGCCAAACTCAGCCCTGACTTCTTCTGGTTAGGAGGCGGTGAGATTTATCTTAAACTGGGGGTGAGGACTTCAGAATTCATCAAGTTTGTTAAACCTTTCATCGTCAACTGCAGCGGTGCTTAA